The proteins below come from a single Ailuropoda melanoleuca isolate Jingjing chromosome 1, ASM200744v2, whole genome shotgun sequence genomic window:
- the S100B gene encoding protein S100-B encodes MSELEKAMVALIDVFHQYSGREGDKHKLKKSELKELINNELSHFLEEIKEQEVVDKVMETLDNDGDGECDFQEFMAFVAMVTTACHEFFEHE; translated from the exons ATGTCTGAGCTGGAGAAGGCCATGGTGGCCCTCATTGACGTTTTCCATCAGTATTCCGGAAGGGAGGGTGACAAGCACAAGCTGAAGAAATCCGAACTCAAGGAGCTCATCAACAATGAGCTCTCCCATTTTTTAGAG GAAATCAAAGAGCAGGAGGTCGTGGACAAAGTCATGGAAACTCTGGACAATGATGGAGACGGCGAATGTGACTTCCAGGAATTTATGGCCTTCGTTGCCATGGTTACCACCGCCTGCCACGAGTTCTTTGAACACGAGTGA